A single genomic interval of Zingiber officinale cultivar Zhangliang chromosome 4A, Zo_v1.1, whole genome shotgun sequence harbors:
- the LOC121971246 gene encoding glycolipid transfer protein 1-like isoform X3: MATTVFTPSLEGMKHVKLDNGIMLTKPFLDVCKLVLPVLDNFGAALAIVKSDIGGNITRLENKYNSDPSKFEHLYSIVQVEVDANTAKGSSSCTNGLLWLTRAMDFLVELFRNLLVHSDWKMTQVCTDSYTKTLKKWHGWLASSSFTVAMKLAPDRKKFMDVIGGSGDLNADIEQFCETFAPLLAENHKFLASVGLDDMKAS; the protein is encoded by the exons ATGGCTACTACTGTGTTCACTCCATCATTGGAAGGAATGAAGCATGTCAAATTAGACAATGGGATTATGCTTACAAAGCCCTTCCTTGACGTGTGCAAGCTTGTTCTCCCTGTTCTAG ACAATTTTGGAGCTGCGCTGGCTATTGTTAAGTCTGATATTGGAGGCAACATAACG AGACTGGAAAATAAATACAACTCTGATCCATCGAAGTTTGAACATCTATACAGTATAGTGCAAGTAGAAGTAGATGCTAATACAGCTAAGGGCTCTTCAAGTTGCACCAATGGTCTTCTGTGGTTAACAAG AGCAATGGACTTCCTGGTGGAGTTATTCCGGAACttactagttcattctgattggAAAATGACTCAAGTTTGCACTGATTCCTACACCAAGACCTTAAAGAAATGGCACGGCTGGCTTGCTAGTTCTAGCTTCACG GTTGCTATGAAACTTGCTCCTGATCGGAAGAAGTTCATGGATGTCATTGGTGGATCAGGTGACCTAAATGCTGATATTGAACAATTTTGCGAGACATTTGCCCCTCTTCTGGCAGAGAATCACAAGTTCCTT GCCAGCGTAGGTCTCGACGATATGAAGGCTTCCTGA
- the LOC121971247 gene encoding 60S ribosomal protein L17 encodes MVKYSRDPSNPTKSAKAMGRDLRVHFKNTRETAHAIRKLPLSKAKRYLEDVIAHKQAIPFRRFCGGVGRTAQAKNRHPNGQGRWPMKSARFILDLLKNAESNAEVKGLDVDILYISHIQVNQAQKQRRRTYRAHGRINPYMSSPCHIELILSEKEESVKKEPETQLATSKPRKA; translated from the exons ATG GTGAAGTACTCGAGAGATCCTTCCAACCCTACCAAGT CTGCCAAAGCCATGGGTCGCGACCTGAGGGTTCACTTCAAG AACACGCGGGAGACTGCTCATGCAATTAGAAAGCTACCTTTATCCAAGGCCAAAAGGTACCTTGAGGACGTAATTGCCCACAAGCAGGCTATTCCCTTCCGAAGGTTTTGTGGCGGTGTTGGTCGAACTGCTCAGGCAAAGAACAGGCATCCGAATGGGCAGGGTCGATGGCCTATGAAATCAGCTAGATTCATTTTGGATCTGCTTAAAAATGCTGAAAGCAATGCTGAA GTGAAGGGCTTGGATGTTGACATACTCTACATCTCACACATCCAAGTGAACCAAGCCCAAAAACAGAGGCGCAGGACTTACCGAGCTCATGGAAGAATCAATC CCTATATGTCCTCTCCTTGCCATATTGAACTGATACTGTCTGAGAAGGAAGAGTCTGTCAAGAAAGAG CCGGAGACCCAACTTGCCACCAGCAAGCCCAGGAAAGCTTGA
- the LOC121971248 gene encoding cryptochrome-1-like — translation MGSRPKTVVWFRRDLRIEDNPALAAAAKDGSVFPVFVWCPSEEGQFYPGRVSRWWLKQSLMHLEQTLRSLGAPPVFMRADSTLAALLHCIDSVGATRLVYNHLYDPISVVRDHKIKSQLVSLGISVESFNGDLLYEPWEVYDEGGHAFTTFDAFWEKCMSTPIELTLPLPPWKLDPPPGLESVQSCSIEELGLEKETEKLSNALLSRGWSPGWSNADKVLSEFINGHLVDYSENRMKVEDTTTSLLSPYIHFGELSVRKIYQNVRIKQLQWAKDGECKKEESMKLFLRSIGLREYSRYLCFNFPFTHEQSLLANLKHYPWRTDQGQFKCWRQGRTGYPLVDAGMRELWATGWLHNRTRVIVASFLVKILLLPWTWGMKYFWDTLLDADLESDILGWQYVSGSLPDGHELKRMDSPEVQGQKYDPNGEYIRNWIPELARMPTEWIHRPWDAPMTVLKSAGIELGSNYPRPIVDIDTAREQLDDAVNMMWEVDRAAKVAQLSSSDEVVADNLISMNSFDIPKVIVKKEVSCNHSSLDQRVPSFHNVKNNSRNKEVKVLEGEGSCPSALCSQIGAAKTKDVDLISTAESSSARKRSISESHCAVPSHVCTPTVDSLQELDSVGQHFSDRFHSVYSAYPIPDEKKEEDCDAESLFHGSRPSKRTSELP, via the exons ATGGGAAGCCGACCCAAGACGGTGGTTTGGTTCAGGAGGGATCTGAGGATCGAGGATAATCCAGCCTTGGCTGCCGCGGCCAAGGACGGCAGTGTATTCCCTGTATTTGTTTGGTGCCCTAGCGAAGAGGGCCAGTTCTACCCCGGCCGAGTCTCTAGATGGTGGCTGAAGCAGTCGCTCATGCACCTTGAACAGACATTGAGGTCCCTTGGCGCTCCTCCTGTGTTCATGAGAGCTGACAGCACTCTTGCTGCTCTTTTGCATTGCATTGATTCAGTTGGGGCTACTAGATTGGTTTATAACCATCTTTATG ATCCTATTTCTGTTGTTCGTGACCATAAAATAAAAAGTCAGCTAGTAAGCCTTGGAATTAGTGTTGAAAGTTTCAATGGGGATCTCTTGTATGAACCATGGGAAGTCTATGACGAGGGTGGGCATGCTTTTACCACCTTTGATGCATTCTGGGAGAAGTGCATGAGCACACCAATTGAACTGACTTTGCCTCTTCCTCCCTGGAAATTGGATCCTCCTCCAG GCTTGGAAAGCGTTCAGAGTTGTTCAATCGAGGAGCTAGGGCTTGAAAAAGAAACTGAAAAATTAAGTAACGCTTTATTAAGCAGGGGCTGGTCTCCTGGCTGGAGCAATGCAGACAAGGTGTTAAGTGAATTTATCAATGGACATCTAGTAGATTATTCTGAAAACAGAATGAAGGTAGAAGACACTACTACTTCACTGTTATCACCGTATATTCATTTTGGTGAACTTAGTGTTAGGAAAATTTATCAAAATGTGAGAATCAAGCAACTACAGTGGGCAAAAGACGGGGAGTGTAAAAAAGAAGAAAGTATGAAGTTGTTCTTGCGATCAATTGGGCTAAGAGAGTATTCACGGTATCTTTGTTTTAATTTCCCGTTCACACATGAGCAATCACTGCTGGCTAATCTTAAGCATTATCCTTGGCGTACTGATCAAGGCCAGTTTAAGTGTTGGAGGCAGGGAAGGACTGGTTATCCTTTAGTGGATGCAGGTATGAGAGAACTTTGGGCAACTGGCTGGCTACACAACAGAACTAGAGTGATCGTGGCAAGTTTTCTTGTGAAAATTTTGCTACTTCCATGGACTTGGGGAATGAAATACTTTTGGGACACGTTACTGGATGCTGATCTTGAAAGTGACATCCTTGGTTGGCAGTATGTGTCAGGTAGCTTACCTGATGGGCATGAGCTCAAACGCATGGACAGTCCTGAG GTTCAAGGTCAAAAGTATGATCCAAATGGTGAATATATAAGAAATTGGATTCCTGAGCTCGCTAGAATGCCGACTGAATGGATTCATCGTCCATGGGATGCTCCCATGACTGTACTGAAATCAGCTGGCATTGAGCTAGGATCGAATTATCCAAGGCCAATTGTAGACATTGATACAGCTAGGGAACAACTCGATGATGCTGTTAACATGATGTGGGAGGTTGATAGGGCTGCAAAAGTAGCACAATTGAGCAGTTCAGATGAAGTTGTGGCAGACAATCTGATCAGTATGAATAGCTTTGACATCCCAAAAGTTATCGTGAAGAAAGAAGTATCTTGTAACCATTCGTCCCTTGACCAAAGGGTACCCTCCTTCCACAATGTGAAGAACAACTCACGAAACAAGGAGGTGAAAGTTCTAGAGGGGGAAGGATCTTGCCCATCTGCCTTGTGTTCTCAAATTGGCGCTGCAAAGACGAAGGATGTCGATTTGATTTCGACAGCGGAATCCTCATCTGCTAGGAAAAGAAGCATCAGTGAAAGTCATTGTGCCGTTCCATCCCATGTCTGTACTCCAACAGTAGATTCCCTACAAGAACTTGATTCAGTAGGCCAACATTTTTCAGACAGATTCCATTCTGTTTATTCAGCATATCCAATTCCAGATGAAAAAAAG GAAGAGGACTGTGATGCTGAAAGTTTATTCCATGGCTCGAGACCATCCAAGAGAACTTCAGAGCTTCCATAG